In the genome of Arabidopsis thaliana chromosome 4, partial sequence, the window CCCCcaaccaatttttatttattaatttattttctattcatttttggtttatccatttatagaagaaaaaaatgagtatAATTTCGTTATAGATTGACAGATAAAATGAGTTACTTAACACCAATAACGAATAATTATTATACTTGTGCATGCCTCAATATGTTTAAATCTCAATAATAGGATCCACTTCCCTGAACAAACATTGCTTATTGGTAAAGCatatgattaaaaacaaagtaaaaccCAAGATTGATACTATAGGTCGAATTAAATATCATCAAGCgcattgaaaaatataaatatatatcgaGATCTGCTTTTAGACTTGGAAACAATGATGAACATAAGTTCACTGATTAATCCATGATCTTATTATAATAAACATGTCAGTCACATAAATTATGATAATCAgtgtattaaatattttatttgccAATGACACTAAATTATTAAACTATGATTATCGATATCAGTAGAAATACAGTACTAATCCAAAacctatatattatattaggTTCTGGTTGTACTCGTATATTTCATCTTACAAATTTAGATATGTGAATACCAACTTTGTTCTTGAGAAATACTAATCCAACTTTATTATTGGGGAGTGTGATTCCTACGACATGTGAttggagtttttttctttcccttctttAAACTTTAGACTTAATatccaaattaattaatcGAATATATGTCTCTGATAAAAAGCGGAGGTAGTACAAATGTTAATTAAAAGGTCGGTCCACAACTAATTAATTGGAATGCTTTCTGCCtaacatatatgtataaacatatttaacaaaacattgtttgaatttatagatttatatTACCATCAAAATAAACTgaaataattcaatttataCTACTTTCTGCCGttacaccttttttttttttttaataaatgcCTCGAGCTatgaaccttttttttctttctaacagatatatataaaattaccaTCGCATAGAGCATAGTGTTTATTGACTTGTCATAGTCAAATCATCACTAACCATCGCCATTGACGACGATCTCTCTTTCTGTTCATCGCTGACATTTTCAACACTGTTTctctaccttttttttgtcaactttatCGAAGAAACATGTCGTTGAACCAGGGGAGGAATACATGTATGCCCAAAAATGTTTCTCTATCCATTTCAGTTACAATTTGTGTTttcaaaaaagtaataaaattcATCTGTAAATAACTTATTTGGTTTAACTATGAAGAAAGTatacagaagaaaaagtataaaGGCTTTCGAAACAAAGAAAACGGAAGTTCAACTTAACTTGCACAAGACGCAACAACAGCATCGACGACACCAACATCGTGAAACAAGGACATTTTACTAATCGCGAGAGCTTCCCCAAACAACGATGCCCTCGTTGATTTCTCTATCTGAACCTCAACAAAATCCCCAATTCCAGGATTCCTCTTCAGATCATCACCATCAAGAAGACACGCTTTATCAAACAGAGGCTTCGTGACAAACGAAACTCTGTGTCCTTTATCAGTTTTTCCAATGAGTTCTGTCTCAGGCGCTCTCTTGTTTGGTCCTTCGACGAGAACTAACTGAGTTGATCCTACCTGAGAGTCATAACACGGACCTGTTGTTTCGCGGAATGCGTCGATGAGTTCTGTTAAACGTCTCTGTTTCACCTCCTCTGGAACGTCGTCTGTGTAGTTGCGATGAGCATGTGTCTTTTCTCTCATGCTGTATGCAAACATATACGCCATATCGTATCCAACTGCTCTCACCAAGCTTAGGGTTTCTTGATGctcttcttcagtttctccACAGAAGCCTATCAAGATACACAATTGCCTCTTTTGTATCAGACAAGTTACATCAAGATTCTAAGTAAACCGATTCTAAGACAAGTTACATAAAGATTTTGAGTAGGCTTACCAGTTATAAAGTCGCTGGTTATAGCCACATCTGGTATAATACTCCGAATCTTTTTAACAAGATCCAAATAAGCTTCTCTGGTGTAACCTCTACGCATTTGTTCTAGTATTCTGCTATTACCAGATTGTGCAGGAAGATGGATGAGATTGCAGATATTATGTCTATCTCTCATCAAATACAGCAACTCGTCAGGGTAATCTTTAGGATGAGGCGATGTAAACCTAAACCGCATCTCTGGAAACTCTACAGAGAGTCGGTCCAAGAGATCAGCAAATCGCAAACCCATGTTTTTAACTTTACACCGGCTCGAGAATCCCTCACTGTATTCCCAGTTAGCACCTGACTCACGATCAGCTGAATCATCGTTATAGCTGTTCACATTTTGCCCTAAAAGCGTAACTTCTTTCACACCCGATTCCCACAACTCCCCAACCTCGCGGATTATAGATTCTACAGGACGTGATCGCTCTCTGCCTCTGGTAAACGGAACAATGCAGAAAGCACACATGTTGTTGCAGCCTCTCataacagaaacaaaagcGGTAATTGAGTTTTCAGAGATTCGGACAGGGGATATGTCAGCATAAGTCTCTTctagagaaagaagagtgtTGATTCCTTTTTGACCATAGTCTACTTCTTCCAATAGCCTCGGGAGATCTCTATAAGCATCAGGACCACAAACAACATCAACCATTTTATCAGAATCTAGAATCTTGTCCTTTAATCTTTCAGCCATACATcccaaaacaacaactttagGAGGTTTGAGAGATTTTGCTCTTCCTGTAGCAGCATTTACTTTCCATTCTCGTTTTAAGAACCAAAAGTAGTTAAGTCTTTGCCATACTCTTTGCTCTGCATTTTCTCTGATAGCACAAGTGTTTACGAAAATGACTTCTGCGCTCTCAGGATCCGTCACTACTTCTTTATAACCAGAGTTTTTCATTATCGCAAGGACTATCTCCATGTCGTTTATGTTCATCTGACATCCATATGTTTCGTGATAAATCCGACCTTTTGATGCAATGTCAGAATCTAGTGTGCTTCTAAGAGCAAGAATGAATCcgaaaagaaaagtattagCATCTATATAAGCTATACAGCACAATCCACAATTTGAGAGTAATCGCTTGTAAAAGATAGAACTGTGACTAACATAATCTTCTACAATCTATGGATTGATGAGCAAAGAGATTGACTTTAATGGTTCCTGGAACTTAATTAGCACTCTGATTCCTTAAATTTCTAAACTTTAGGTTCTCTAACCAATGGCCAACACCAATTAAGTTATAAAAAGAACAATGGGGTTTGAAAAACAGAGGACTTACTCAGATTCAGTTTCGGGAGTGGTAAGAGAAGCGTGTGCTTGAGCGTTGGAGACGAACTGGTGGAGGCTTGGACCATCAAACTTACCGGAACTAGCAATTTGAGAAATAGAGAAGCTTCTAGAAAGATTTAAGGAAAATCCCTTCTTCCTATTGATCGGTTTCTGTGTGAGACGATGGGTG includes:
- a CDS encoding Methylthiotransferase (Methylthiotransferase; FUNCTIONS IN: 4 iron, 4 sulfur cluster binding, iron-sulfur cluster binding, transferase activity, catalytic activity; INVOLVED IN: RNA modification, tRNA modification; LOCATED IN: chloroplast, cytoplasm; EXPRESSED IN: 22 plant structures; EXPRESSED DURING: 13 growth stages; CONTAINS InterPro DOMAIN/s: Methylthiotransferase (InterPro:IPR005839), tRNA-i(6)A37 modification enzyme MiaB (InterPro:IPR006463), Methylthiotransferase, conserved site (InterPro:IPR020612), Elongator protein 3/MiaB/NifB (InterPro:IPR006638), Methylthiotransferase, N-terminal (InterPro:IPR013848), Radical SAM (InterPro:IPR007197), Deoxyribonuclease/rho motif-related TRAM (InterPro:IPR002792); BEST Arabidopsis thaliana protein match is: Methylthiotransferase (TAIR:AT1G72090.1); Has 15610 Blast hits to 15591 proteins in 2425 species: Archae - 356; Bacteria - 9631; Metazoa - 288; Fungi - 1; Plants - 108; Viruses - 0; Other Eukaryotes - 5226 (source: NCBI BLink).), which encodes MASSSLSSLSSILSNPHGCSLCFKASTQRCFALRFLSSKATHASSSSSSALLPRCRSSTHRLTQKPINRKKGFSLNLSRSFSISQIASSGKFDGPSLHQFVSNAQAHASLTTPETESESTLDSDIASKGRIYHETYGCQMNINDMEIVLAIMKNSGYKEVVTDPESAEVIFVNTCAIRENAEQRVWQRLNYFWFLKREWKVNAATGRAKSLKPPKVVVLGCMAERLKDKILDSDKMVDVVCGPDAYRDLPRLLEEVDYGQKGINTLLSLEETYADISPVRISENSITAFVSVMRGCNNMCAFCIVPFTRGRERSRPVESIIREVGELWESGVKEVTLLGQNVNSYNDDSADRESGANWEYSEGFSSRCKVKNMGLRFADLLDRLSVEFPEMRFRFTSPHPKDYPDELLYLMRDRHNICNLIHLPAQSGNSRILEQMRRGYTREAYLDLVKKIRSIIPDVAITSDFITGFCGETEEEHQETLSLVRAVGYDMAYMFAYSMREKTHAHRNYTDDVPEEVKQRRLTELIDAFRETTGPCYDSQVGSTQLVLVEGPNKRAPETELIGKTDKGHRVSFVTKPLFDKACLLDGDDLKRNPGIGDFVEVQIEKSTRASLFGEALAISKMSLFHDVGVVDAVVASCAS